In a single window of the Actinomycetota bacterium genome:
- the rsfS gene encoding ribosome silencing factor has product MTPLELVRVAAEAASDKKAQAIVALDVRELLAITDYFLICSGTSERQVRTISDEITKQLRESGARIIRREGEREAQWILLDYEDFVIHVFGAEQREYYDLERLWKDAPRVAVLSGEKATG; this is encoded by the coding sequence TTGACGCCGCTGGAGCTGGTACGGGTGGCGGCCGAAGCCGCCTCCGACAAAAAGGCTCAGGCAATCGTCGCCCTGGACGTCCGTGAGCTTCTGGCCATCACCGACTACTTTCTGATCTGCTCCGGCACGTCCGAGCGCCAGGTGCGCACCATCTCCGACGAGATAACCAAGCAGCTTCGCGAGTCGGGGGCCCGGATCATCAGGCGGGAGGGCGAGCGGGAGGCACAGTGGATCCTGCTCGACTATGAGGACTTCGTAATCCACGTCTTCGGAGCCGAGCAACGCGAGTACTACGACCTCGAGCGTCTCTGGAAGGACGCCCCCAGAGTTGCCGTCCTCAGTGGGGAGAAAGCGACCGGCTGA